The sequence CCCATTTTTCAAATACTTTCAAAGCACCGACATTTCCGTCAATGACATCAATTCTGATCGTTTTTTTATTATTTTTCTTAGCTTCTTTTAAAATATAATCAAAAATATCCTTTCCCATTCCTTTTCCAATGGATCCAACGGCAAATGTATGGATTACAACAATTTCTTCCAATTTGGCATTTACATGCCACTTGACATTGCTGTAGTCGTGGCCAAATTCATTGTTTAAAACTGCACATGCAGCTATAGACCCTTTGGAGTTAACATACAATTCCCCTTTCAGAATCGAATCTTCAATATATTCCAGATTCGGATATGATTCGCTCCATTTTGGCATGAATTCGCGGCCTTTAATGTCTGAAATAATTTTTTGGTAAAATTTTAAAATCTCGCATGATTCATTCATATGCGCTTTTCTTAATGTATTCATATCAACCAGTTATTATAAAAAGAGTGTATAAATTGCCATTTAATCGCGTATTATTCTTCATTCTTGTTTCTGGCTTGGATTGTCTTGTAGACTCCATAGATGAACAGTCCAATTCCTACAAGGCTTGGGGCTGAAAATTTGTGCTGCATGATGGATGCCACTACAGAAATTATAAGACAAATGATTCCTCCAATCAGATATTCATATGCTTCAGCCATTTTTTTGCCTCCCTTAATCTGTAAAGAAATATATATTTTTAATAATATTTAAATGATTGTTCAAAATTTTTTTCATTATTTAAATAAGGGATTAATAATATTTTAACATTTCATAATCCGACAAATATTGACACAATTTATATCAATAGTAGTTTTATGAATTTTCAAAATTAATTAGAAAAATATTCTTATTTTTTTTTAAATTTTAACTTCAACTTCTCTTAAAAATTCGATAATGTTAATACAACGTATTCCTAACTCTTTACAGACATAAGCTATTTTTCTTTGAGGAGTTCTATTCAGATTTTCTTCAGTGACTACAATAACAAGTTCATCAACCATTGCACATGCTATTAAATGAGGATCCGCCCAAGGCCCCTCACTTTTTCCGTGATTTTTAAAAACTTCAAATCTTGAATCTGTGAGAATTTTTCCCATGGCTTGAGTTTCTTCAACAGTTAATTCTCTGAAATAATCTTTATATTCACTCCATAACTCTTATGAATCTTCCAATTCTTCATAAACTGCACGAACGGAAAATGCTTTACCTTCTTCAAAGAGTTTATAAACTTCATCCCATAATGAAGGCAAAATATCTTGGGGAAATTGGTCTTCAAACTTCATTAATGAAGATGAATCAATGACATATCTTTTCATTGTTCACTTCCATAAACTCTTTTATGTAAGTCGGGAATATATTTTTTCTTCAGATTAGTAAATTTAGAGAACTCTCCACTATTTATTATTCCATTTTCATAAGCTTCTAAAACAACTGCACAATAGGACTCACTATTATATTTTATCACATTATTGAAATAATTTCCACCAGAACCTTTAGATTTAGAAGTTGAAAATTCTTTTAAAGTTTCTACTCTAGAATTATATTCATTATGAGAAATATTATGGGTGTCATATAATCTTCTTAAAATTACATGTGTGCTTACACCATATAAATGAGATAACTCAATAATTGAATCAGTAGAGATTATATGTGCATTATTACTCAAATCATCGGCAGGGACTAAAAATTCTCCTGCTACTGCATTGCAGAAAATTTCTTCTTCAGATAATTCATTATTCTCACATATTGCACTTTCACCCAGTAATAAATGAGTTAATTCATGGAATAATGAGAATATTCTGCCGTTGGTAGTATCTTTGCCATTTAATAATATTATAGGTATTTCTTCATGAAAAATACATAGTCCTCTCATTTCTTCTAAGAGCAATCCATCAGTTTCAAAAATTAAAATACCCATTTTTTCTGTAATGAGTTCTTTCCATTTATTTAAGAAATTATAATGTTCTTTATCCAATGAGTTATTTTTCCTAATCCAAGATTTTTGTTCCTCTAAGGATACATCTAATTTTTCACGAATATATTTAACAACTTTTTTTCTGGATTTTAATTCTTCAATAACTTCAAATTTAGGAATAGGTTCATCTAATTCAAATAATAAATCCAAATAAATTTCTCTCCTATGTTCTGATTTACGAATCTCTTTAATTAATTCAGGAGATTCATTTTTATAATTATTGGGATTTATTTTTCTAAAATTAATTAATGAAGGCAAATCATCGAAATCGGGTTCAATTTCCATAAAGAAGAAAGCTGTAGGAACGTTATACTTATTACTTACTTGTCTTAATTGATTCCAGGTAGGATATTTTTCACCATTCTCCCATAATTTATAATGTTTTTTGATATATTCTGGCAATAATTCTTCATATTCTTCAATGAATCCGGCATATTTCCTTGCCCATATCATCATTGCAGGATTTATAATTGCTTCTGACACCATTCAGATTTCCCTATCATTTTTTTAATGCCATATATTAATTTATTAATAAAGGTTTCTATTCATTTATTTTATCCAATAAAAAGATATTGTTCAAAATATTTAATCCATATTAATTAATTGTTCATCAGAATTTAACTAGATCCATGTTGATGTTTGTATAATGGTATAGAAATAATCTACTCAAATTCAAGTTATCTTTTGGATAATATGAACTTTAGACTCAATATGATTTATATTCTTAAAGAAACAATTTAATTTGTTTCTTTTTTCAACATAAAAATTTTCAAAATAATTAATGAAAATTATATTGGATATATTTTACATTGAATTATTTTGTAGTATAATATATGCATTAAAAGATATTTAAAGCTTGTTGAAGCCACTTCGTGAAATTGTTGTGAGAAAAACATCCAATATATAGTTTATGGTGAAATTAAGATATTAATCGTCAAGTTCAATCAAATTAATCTAGTTTCAGCATCAATGTAGCTAAGCTCTGAAATTTCCTTTATAACATCACTATCTTTAATATCCTCAATTAGAAGTGGAGAATCTGGATTGTACAATTTCTGATTTCTTTCAACTAGATTTGATGAGTAATTGGTGCATTAATCACTTCAAAAAAATGGTGATGTGTTAAAAATCATATTCTAACATCATCATGAATCTTTTTTTCATTTTCAGCAAATGCTTCGTCGCTTCCCACAAAGTATGACATGTGAATCAGCTCATCCTTAAAGGTATAGCAGCTGCCGACACCGTCTTCGCTTTTAATCTCAAATCGACTTTCAAGGCCTTCGTTTTTCACTTCTTCAAATTCATCATTCAATGCTGCATCAATGATGCTTCTGATTGCATCCCTGTCGATTGCAAAAACGTTGTCGTTTACTTCGGCATTGATGAGGTAGCTTTTAAGAATCTTTTCATGGTATTCCCTGTATATTTCGCTGTTTAAAAAGACTTCAAAGCCCTTTACCTCACCATCAATCATTACCGCAACACCTGTTTGGCCTTCGACAACTTCAAAGACTTCCATAAATTCGCTGAGGTCTGATTTTGCATTTTCATAGCTTTCAGACATTGCCTGTGTCGGTGATGAAAATGACCTGGACACTTCAAGTTCATCGATTGAATCCCAAACGGCCTTTTGAACATTGCCTTTGCTTCTGAAGGCATGGTGCTTTGCAAGGCGTGTTCTGTAGTTTGCAATGTTTTTGGACTGCTTGAAGTCGCTTACATATCCCCATCTTCCGTGTTCGGTACAGTTGACTGGCACTTTCATCTCGCTTTGAGGAGCAATAAGTATGGTTGCATCCATTATGCGGTTCTGGTCTCCTCCTACAATCTCTTCACCGTCCACCAGAAGAAGCGGGGCCACGGACTTGTTTTCAACGATTATTGTGTTTACTATTGACTGTTCGCATTCCTTGACATCTACAAGGCCAAGCTCAAAGCCCTTTTTAAGGGTCAGTAAATCGACCTTGTGGTTTATTGGGGTTTTGATTGGGATGACTGCGACATTTTTGTGGACCTCTTCGCCTAGAAGCTCATAGCTGGCTATCATCTGCTTCACCCCTGATGTTTTTCTTAATGAAATCAACGTCAATCTTTCCCAGATTGTCTGAAAGATAGTGTATGTCGCTTTCAGGGTTTTCCACCTCTGCAATGTATTCGTCTGATGTGAGAACCCTTGCAAGTGCAACGGAACCTGTGACGAACTTGATTTTAGCAAAGTATTCGTCGTTGATTTTGTCGTATAGCCTTCCGGCACTCATTGATCCAATGACGACGGTGTTGGTGCTGTTTGCCACATAGCCTATCTTTCCGAAATATCTCATTTCACAGGCTATCGCTTCGGCATCATACTTGTTGTCCGGCTCCTTTACAAGCTTTATGAGTCCATTAAGCTTAAGCGGTTTTGAGCCGTGCATATTGTTGAATGACTGTATTGTTATATACATATATTATCACCTTGTGAATATCTTGTGCCATATAATATTTAAATGTTATTGAAAATATTCTGCTTTGGTGAAAATGCATTTTTTTAATTTAACATTATTAATAATGATAGATAAATATGTTCATATAATAATTGAAAAATATCATATGTGTTCAGAAATTTGTGAAATCCGACTGATTTTTAACTACAAATTTCTTATTTTCAAATGAAATTTTAAACATAATTTTATATAAATCCATTTTTAATAAAAAAATAATATTATTTTAAAATAATGATTATACAAAATTCATATTATCATTAAAAAACCGGAACAAAATTTGTCGAAAAAATATTTTTTTAAAGCGAAATAAAGCCCCCATTTGGCGAATTTCCAAATAAAAATTGCCTAAATTTTTATATTTGCATTAATAAAAATTGTTTTTAATATTGGGAACAAATGAACATCATTTGAATGGTAAGGATTTCACTGTTAAAACTGGTAATGATGGTAAGGCTGCATTACCGATTGATCTCTTGCCTGGTAAATACGTGGCAAAAATTAAATTCAATGAAGATAACATCTATTTGGGTTTTTCTGTTAGTTCAAATGTTGTTGTTAATAAGCTTGCTACTGGTTTAACTGTTAATGACATCAATATCGTTTATGGTGATTCAGCTAATCTGATTATCTCTTTAAAAGACAGGAATAATGCTGTTTTGAAAGGTAAAGATATTTCAGTTAATTTGAATGGTAAGAATTTCACTGTTAAAACTGGAAATGACGGTCAGGTAACATTGCCGATTGATTTACTTCCTGGAAAATACACATCAAAAATAAAGTTCAGTGAAGATAACATCTATCTGGCTTCTTCTGTCAGTTCAAATGTTGTTGTTAATAAGCTTGCTACCGCTTTAACTGCTGGTGACATCAATATCACCTATGGCGATTCAGCTAATCTAATCATTACTTTAAAGGACGGTAATGCCAATGCATTATCTGGAAAAATCATTATGATTAATATAAATGACAAGGATTATTTCACAACAACCGACAATAATGGTGAGGCAGCATTGCCGATTGATCTTCTGCCTGGAAAATACGCAGCAAAAATAGAATTTGGAGAAGATAATATATATCTCTCATCATTTGCCGGTGCAGAAATT comes from uncultured Methanobrevibacter sp. and encodes:
- a CDS encoding ARPP-1 family domain-containing protein yields the protein MIASYELLGEEVHKNVAVIPIKTPINHKVDLLTLKKGFELGLVDVKECEQSIVNTIIVENKSVAPLLLVDGEEIVGGDQNRIMDATILIAPQSEMKVPVNCTEHGRWGYVSDFKQSKNIANYRTRLAKHHAFRSKGNVQKAVWDSIDELEVSRSFSSPTQAMSESYENAKSDLSEFMEVFEVVEGQTGVAVMIDGEVKGFEVFLNSEIYREYHEKILKSYLINAEVNDNVFAIDRDAIRSIIDAALNDEFEEVKNEGLESRFEIKSEDGVGSCYTFKDELIHMSYFVGSDEAFAENEKKIHDDVRI
- a CDS encoding ImmA/IrrE family metallo-endopeptidase, with the translated sequence MVSEAIINPAMMIWARKYAGFIEEYEELLPEYIKKHYKLWENGEKYPTWNQLRQVSNKYNVPTAFFFMEIEPDFDDLPSLINFRKINPNNYKNESPELIKEIRKSEHRREIYLDLLFELDEPIPKFEVIEELKSRKKVVKYIREKLDVSLEEQKSWIRKNNSLDKEHYNFLNKWKELITEKMGILIFETDGLLLEEMRGLCIFHEEIPIILLNGKDTTNGRIFSLFHELTHLLLGESAICENNELSEEEIFCNAVAGEFLVPADDLSNNAHIISTDSIIELSHLYGVSTHVILRRLYDTHNISHNEYNSRVETLKEFSTSKSKGSGGNYFNNVIKYNSESYCAVVLEAYENGIINSGEFSKFTNLKKKYIPDLHKRVYGSEQ
- a CDS encoding GNAT family N-acetyltransferase, whose amino-acid sequence is MNTLRKAHMNESCEILKFYQKIISDIKGREFMPKWSESYPNLEYIEDSILKGELYVNSKGSIAACAVLNNEFGHDYSNVKWHVNAKLEEIVVIHTFAVGSIGKGMGKDIFDYILKEAKKNNKKTIRIDVIDGNVGALKVFEKWGFKYVDSLKAFNESVGLQTFHLYERLLKDFSVVNL
- a CDS encoding HIRAN domain-containing protein; the protein is MYITIQSFNNMHGSKPLKLNGLIKLVKEPDNKYDAEAIACEMRYFGKIGYVANSTNTVVIGSMSAGRLYDKINDEYFAKIKFVTGSVALARVLTSDEYIAEVENPESDIHYLSDNLGKIDVDFIKKNIRGEADDSQL